In one Lolium rigidum isolate FL_2022 chromosome 3, APGP_CSIRO_Lrig_0.1, whole genome shotgun sequence genomic region, the following are encoded:
- the LOC124698425 gene encoding 40S ribosomal protein S12-like: MAEENAQVEVAAPVAAPTPVLGEPMDLMTALQLVMKKSSAHDGLVKGLREVAKAIEKHAAQICVLAEDCDQPDYVKLVKALCAEHNVHLVTVPSAKTLGEWAGLCKIDSEGKARKVVGCSCVVVKDYGEESEGLNIVQEYVKSH, translated from the exons ATGGC GGAGGAGAATGCCCAAGTTGAGGTGGCCGCTCCGGTTGCAGCTCCAACTCCAGTTCTTGGAGAGCCCATGGACCTGATGACTGCCCTGCAGCTTGTGATGAAGAAGTCAAGCGCTCATGATGGCCTTGTCAAGGGTCTCCGTGAAGTTGCCAAGGCAATTGAGAAGCATGCTGCCCAGATCTGTGTGCTGGCTGAGGACTGCGACCAGCCTGATTACGTCAAGCTGGTCAAGGCACTCTGTGCTGAGCACAACGTTCACTTGGTCACTGTTCCTAGTGCCAAAACTCTTGGCGAGTGGGCTGGG CTTTGCAAGATCGACTCTGAGGGTAAGGCAAGAAAGGTGGTGGGTTGCTCATGTGTCGTTGTGAAG GACTACGGTGAAGAATCAGAGGGTCTCAACATAGTGCAGGAGTACGTCAAGTCGCACTAG